A genomic segment from Apium graveolens cultivar Ventura unplaced genomic scaffold, ASM990537v1 ctg7203, whole genome shotgun sequence encodes:
- the LOC141703939 gene encoding uncharacterized protein LOC141703939 isoform X4 has protein sequence MTPANLAGQFGDTTYTKVFVGGLAWETQKETMKKYFEQFGDILEAVVITDKTTGRSKGYGFVTFREPDAAMRACVDAAPVIDGRRANCNLASLGVQRSKPSTPKHGGSSRNLRVMSSFQATGFQAGMGNAFPSATTYPHYAIQQGIPYNLYGYSPYSADYTYPTNYYSVYGGAAAQYPMYGTGAGGMISGAAAAAAAFYPYLNFGEGTTGATTGYTGGQSYGVQYPHHQLYQYSALNSAAAGYPHHYGAPMSLASTPGMQSVCFAVPQA, from the exons ATGACTCCAGCAAATCTAGCAGGACAATTTGGAGATACAACTTACACTAaagtgtttgttggaggtttggcTTGGGAAACTCAAAAGGAAACTATGAAGAAGTATTTTGAACAGTTTGGTGACATCTTGGAAGCTGTTGTTATTACTGACAAGACTACTGGAAGATCCAAAGGCTATGGCTTT GTAACTTTTCGAGAACCGGATGCAGCCATGAGAGCTTGTGTTGATGCTGCACCTGTCATTGATGGAAGGAGAGCTAATTGTAATCTTGCTTCTCTTGGTGTTCAAAGATCCAAGCCATCAACTCCTAAACATG GAGGAAGTAGCAGGAACTTGAGGGTGATGAGCAGTTTCCAGGCGACAGGCTTTCAAGCTGGAATGGGAAATGCTTTTCCTTCTGCAACGACCTACCCTCATTATGCCATTCAACAAGGGATCCCTTACAACCTTTATGG ATACTCACCATACTCGGCAGACTACACTTACCCTACG AATTACTACAGTGTGTATGGAGGAGCAGCTGCGCAATATCCTATGTACGGAACTGGGGCGGGTGGAATGATCAGCGGTGCAGCTGCAGCGGCTGCAGCCTTTTACCCGTATCTCAACTTCGGGGAGGGAACTACAGGAGCAACCACCGGCTACACTGGCGGCCAAAGCTACGGGGTTCAGTACCCGCACCATCAGCTTTATCAGTATTCGGCACTTAACTCTGCTGCTGCTGGTTATCCCCACCATTATGGTGCTCCTATGTCTCTAGCTTCCACTCCGGGAATGCAATCAG TTTGTTTTGCTGTGCCACAGGCGTGA
- the LOC141703939 gene encoding uncharacterized protein LOC141703939 isoform X3 translates to MTPANLAGQFGDTTYTKVFVGGLAWETQKETMKKYFEQFGDILEAVVITDKTTGRSKGYGFVTFREPDAAMRACVDAAPVIDGRRANCNLASLGVQRSKPSTPKHAGGSSRNLRVMSSFQATGFQAGMGNAFPSATTYPHYAIQQGIPYNLYGYSPYSADYTYPTNYYSVYGGAAAQYPMYGTGAGGMISGAAAAAAAFYPYLNFGEGTTGATTGYTGGQSYGVQYPHHQLYQYSALNSAAAGYPHHYGAPMSLASTPGMQSVCFAVPQA, encoded by the exons ATGACTCCAGCAAATCTAGCAGGACAATTTGGAGATACAACTTACACTAaagtgtttgttggaggtttggcTTGGGAAACTCAAAAGGAAACTATGAAGAAGTATTTTGAACAGTTTGGTGACATCTTGGAAGCTGTTGTTATTACTGACAAGACTACTGGAAGATCCAAAGGCTATGGCTTT GTAACTTTTCGAGAACCGGATGCAGCCATGAGAGCTTGTGTTGATGCTGCACCTGTCATTGATGGAAGGAGAGCTAATTGTAATCTTGCTTCTCTTGGTGTTCAAAGATCCAAGCCATCAACTCCTAAACATG CAGGAGGAAGTAGCAGGAACTTGAGGGTGATGAGCAGTTTCCAGGCGACAGGCTTTCAAGCTGGAATGGGAAATGCTTTTCCTTCTGCAACGACCTACCCTCATTATGCCATTCAACAAGGGATCCCTTACAACCTTTATGG ATACTCACCATACTCGGCAGACTACACTTACCCTACG AATTACTACAGTGTGTATGGAGGAGCAGCTGCGCAATATCCTATGTACGGAACTGGGGCGGGTGGAATGATCAGCGGTGCAGCTGCAGCGGCTGCAGCCTTTTACCCGTATCTCAACTTCGGGGAGGGAACTACAGGAGCAACCACCGGCTACACTGGCGGCCAAAGCTACGGGGTTCAGTACCCGCACCATCAGCTTTATCAGTATTCGGCACTTAACTCTGCTGCTGCTGGTTATCCCCACCATTATGGTGCTCCTATGTCTCTAGCTTCCACTCCGGGAATGCAATCAG TTTGTTTTGCTGTGCCACAGGCGTGA
- the LOC141703939 gene encoding uncharacterized protein LOC141703939 isoform X1: protein MTPANLAGQFGDTTYTKVFVGGLAWETQKETMKKYFEQFGDILEAVVITDKTTGRSKGYGFVTFREPDAAMRACVDAAPVIDGRRANCNLASLGVQRSKPSTPKHAGGSSRNLRVMSSFQATGFQAGMGNAFPSATTYPHYAIQQGIPYNLYGYSPYSADYTYPTNYYSVYGGAAAQYPMYGTGAGGMISGAAAAAAAFYPYLNFGEGTTGATTGYTGGQSYGVQYPHHQLYQYSALNSAAAGYPHHYGAPMSLASTPGMQSGVTMALPAPVLHH from the exons ATGACTCCAGCAAATCTAGCAGGACAATTTGGAGATACAACTTACACTAaagtgtttgttggaggtttggcTTGGGAAACTCAAAAGGAAACTATGAAGAAGTATTTTGAACAGTTTGGTGACATCTTGGAAGCTGTTGTTATTACTGACAAGACTACTGGAAGATCCAAAGGCTATGGCTTT GTAACTTTTCGAGAACCGGATGCAGCCATGAGAGCTTGTGTTGATGCTGCACCTGTCATTGATGGAAGGAGAGCTAATTGTAATCTTGCTTCTCTTGGTGTTCAAAGATCCAAGCCATCAACTCCTAAACATG CAGGAGGAAGTAGCAGGAACTTGAGGGTGATGAGCAGTTTCCAGGCGACAGGCTTTCAAGCTGGAATGGGAAATGCTTTTCCTTCTGCAACGACCTACCCTCATTATGCCATTCAACAAGGGATCCCTTACAACCTTTATGG ATACTCACCATACTCGGCAGACTACACTTACCCTACG AATTACTACAGTGTGTATGGAGGAGCAGCTGCGCAATATCCTATGTACGGAACTGGGGCGGGTGGAATGATCAGCGGTGCAGCTGCAGCGGCTGCAGCCTTTTACCCGTATCTCAACTTCGGGGAGGGAACTACAGGAGCAACCACCGGCTACACTGGCGGCCAAAGCTACGGGGTTCAGTACCCGCACCATCAGCTTTATCAGTATTCGGCACTTAACTCTGCTGCTGCTGGTTATCCCCACCATTATGGTGCTCCTATGTCTCTAGCTTCCACTCCGGGAATGCAATCAG GCGTGACAATGGCTCTCCCAGCACCAGTCCTCCATCATTAA
- the LOC141703937 gene encoding uncharacterized protein LOC141703937, translating to MGYYRTSPRSATGETRFRLAYGVDVVLPIEISLISPRVEVFDPSLTLEGLRFHNDLLEEIREDSRFRMIAQQEKTAKYFNKKVKNKRFRVGDLVLRDSAASQPTVSGKLKPTWEGPYRVLKVVSAGTYELSHLDGQPIKNAWNGIHLKKLYQ from the coding sequence atgggatattacaggaCGTCTCCCCGGAGCGCAACAGGTGAAACTCGATTCCGCCTCGCTTATGGCGTCGATGTCGTCCTACCTATCGAGATAAGCCTAATTTCCCCACGAGTCGAAGTATTCGACCCTTCCCTCACACTCGAGGGCTTGCGCTTCCATAATGACTTGCTCGAAGAAATAAGAGAGGATTCTCGATTCCGCATGATCGCGCAGCAGGAAAAGACTGCAAAATACTTTAACAAGAAAGTCAAAAACAAGCGCTTCAGGGTTGGTGACCTCGTCCTTCGAGATTCCGCTGCATCACAGCCCACTGTTTCAGGAAAGCTTAAGCCGACGTGGGAAGGCCCGTACCGAGTGTTGAAGGTTGTCAGTGCGGGGACTTATGAGCTCTCACACCTCGACGGACAACCAATCAAGAACGCCTGGAACGGTATTCACCTCAAGAAATTGTATCAGTAA
- the LOC141703939 gene encoding uncharacterized protein LOC141703939 isoform X2, producing MTPANLAGQFGDTTYTKVFVGGLAWETQKETMKKYFEQFGDILEAVVITDKTTGRSKGYGFVTFREPDAAMRACVDAAPVIDGRRANCNLASLGVQRSKPSTPKHGGSSRNLRVMSSFQATGFQAGMGNAFPSATTYPHYAIQQGIPYNLYGYSPYSADYTYPTNYYSVYGGAAAQYPMYGTGAGGMISGAAAAAAAFYPYLNFGEGTTGATTGYTGGQSYGVQYPHHQLYQYSALNSAAAGYPHHYGAPMSLASTPGMQSGVTMALPAPVLHH from the exons ATGACTCCAGCAAATCTAGCAGGACAATTTGGAGATACAACTTACACTAaagtgtttgttggaggtttggcTTGGGAAACTCAAAAGGAAACTATGAAGAAGTATTTTGAACAGTTTGGTGACATCTTGGAAGCTGTTGTTATTACTGACAAGACTACTGGAAGATCCAAAGGCTATGGCTTT GTAACTTTTCGAGAACCGGATGCAGCCATGAGAGCTTGTGTTGATGCTGCACCTGTCATTGATGGAAGGAGAGCTAATTGTAATCTTGCTTCTCTTGGTGTTCAAAGATCCAAGCCATCAACTCCTAAACATG GAGGAAGTAGCAGGAACTTGAGGGTGATGAGCAGTTTCCAGGCGACAGGCTTTCAAGCTGGAATGGGAAATGCTTTTCCTTCTGCAACGACCTACCCTCATTATGCCATTCAACAAGGGATCCCTTACAACCTTTATGG ATACTCACCATACTCGGCAGACTACACTTACCCTACG AATTACTACAGTGTGTATGGAGGAGCAGCTGCGCAATATCCTATGTACGGAACTGGGGCGGGTGGAATGATCAGCGGTGCAGCTGCAGCGGCTGCAGCCTTTTACCCGTATCTCAACTTCGGGGAGGGAACTACAGGAGCAACCACCGGCTACACTGGCGGCCAAAGCTACGGGGTTCAGTACCCGCACCATCAGCTTTATCAGTATTCGGCACTTAACTCTGCTGCTGCTGGTTATCCCCACCATTATGGTGCTCCTATGTCTCTAGCTTCCACTCCGGGAATGCAATCAG GCGTGACAATGGCTCTCCCAGCACCAGTCCTCCATCATTAA